A single genomic interval of Cervus elaphus chromosome 26, mCerEla1.1, whole genome shotgun sequence harbors:
- the CLDN20 gene encoding claudin-20 encodes MASAGVQLLAFALALSGVSGVLAATLLPNWKVNVDAGSNIITAIERLEGLWMDCAWYSTGMFSCTLKYSVLALPSHEQAARAAMILACILSAVGICTSTVGMECTRLGGDPETKRHACFAGGVCFLSAGTSGLIPTVWYTKEIIANFLDSTVPQSNKHEPGGAVYLGIISAVLLVISGMIFCTSCLKKNSGALLHPCKQPPVPTTQPEDSSAYSLKDYV; translated from the coding sequence ATGGCCTCAGCGGGCGTCCAGCTCCTGGCTTTCGCCCTGGCCTTATCTGGGGTCTCTGGAGTCCTCGCGGCCACGCTGCTGCCCAACTGGAAGGTGAACGTGGATGCGGGCTCCAACATCATCACGGCCATCGAGCGGCTGGAAGGGCTGTGGATGGACTGCGCGTGGTACAGCACCGGCATGTTCAGCTGCACCCTGAAGTACTCCGTCCTGGCCCTCCCCAGCCACGAGCAGGCCGCGCGGGCCGCCATGATCCTGGCCTGCATCCTCTCTGCGGTGGGGATCTGCACTTCCACAGTGGGGATGGAATGCACTCGCTTAGGAGGGGACCCGGAAACCAAGAGGCATGCCTGTTTTGCTGGAGGAGTTTGTTTCCTGTCTGCAGGGACCTCTGGTTTAATACCGACTGTGTGGTACACAAAGGAGATCATAGCAAACTTTCTGGACTCGACGGTTCCACAAAGCAACAAACATGAGCCTGGAGGAGCCGTCTACCTTGGAATCATTTCGGCCGTGCTGCTGGTGATCTCCGGCATGATCTTCTGCACATCCTGTCTAAAGAAGAATTCGGGAGCTTTGCTCCACCCATGCAAGCAGCCGCCCGTCCCCACCACACAGCCAGAGGACAGTTCGGCATATAGCCTGAAGGACTATGTGTGA